A section of the Candidatus Atribacteria bacterium genome encodes:
- a CDS encoding serine--tRNA ligase: MLDIKLIRSNPEKVKEALKKRKEKMDLEEVLNLDEKRRKLLLEADALKEQRNTVSEEIGKLKREKKDAQEKILAMKEVSAKIKELDARIKETEEKTAKILLEIPNIPHQSVPLGEDEKSNIEIRKWGKPREYDFTPLAHWDIGEALNILDFERGAALASARFTVLKGMGAKLERALINFMLDLHTNEHGYQEIFPPFLVNSETMTGTGQLPKFESDLFKCENGLYLVPTAEVPLTNLHRQEILNEDDLPLYYTAYTACFRKEAGSYGKDVRGLIRQHQFNKVELVKICTPENSYHELESLTKNAEEVLKRLELPYRVIVLCTGDIGFSAAKTYDVEVWLPAQGRYREISSCSNCEDFQARRAMIRYRSKEKEKVNFVHTLNGSGLAVGRTLVAILENYQQKDGSVIIPDVLRPYMGGVEKITR, from the coding sequence ATGTTAGATATAAAACTTATCCGTTCAAATCCGGAAAAAGTAAAAGAAGCATTAAAGAAGAGAAAAGAAAAAATGGATTTAGAAGAAGTATTAAACCTGGACGAGAAAAGGAGAAAGCTATTATTAGAAGCGGATGCCTTAAAAGAACAAAGAAATACGGTCAGTGAAGAGATCGGAAAATTAAAGAGAGAAAAGAAGGATGCGCAGGAAAAGATTTTAGCCATGAAAGAAGTATCGGCAAAGATCAAAGAATTAGATGCCCGGATAAAAGAAACAGAGGAAAAGACGGCTAAAATATTACTGGAAATCCCCAATATTCCTCATCAAAGTGTGCCATTGGGAGAGGACGAAAAGAGTAATATAGAGATAAGGAAATGGGGAAAGCCGCGGGAATACGATTTTACTCCTTTAGCCCATTGGGATATCGGGGAAGCCCTGAATATACTCGACTTTGAAAGAGGAGCAGCCTTAGCCTCCGCCCGTTTTACCGTATTAAAAGGGATGGGGGCTAAATTGGAAAGAGCACTTATTAATTTTATGCTCGACCTTCATACCAATGAACACGGGTATCAAGAAATATTCCCTCCTTTTTTAGTCAATTCCGAAACGATGACCGGCACCGGACAGCTGCCCAAGTTTGAAAGTGATCTATTTAAATGTGAAAATGGTCTTTACCTGGTGCCTACTGCCGAAGTACCTTTAACTAATCTTCATCGGCAGGAGATCTTAAATGAGGATGACCTGCCTCTTTATTATACCGCCTATACGGCTTGTTTTCGCAAAGAAGCCGGTTCTTATGGTAAAGATGTAAGGGGTTTGATCAGACAGCACCAATTTAACAAAGTGGAGTTGGTAAAAATATGTACGCCGGAAAATTCTTATCATGAGCTGGAGTCTTTAACTAAAAATGCCGAGGAAGTCTTAAAAAGATTAGAGCTGCCCTATCGGGTCATTGTTCTTTGCACCGGGGATATAGGTTTTTCAGCAGCCAAGACCTATGATGTCGAAGTGTGGTTGCCGGCTCAAGGAAGATATAGAGAGATTTCTTCTTGCAGTAATTGTGAAGATTTTCAAGCCAGGAGAGCGATGATAAGATATCGCTCAAAAGAAAAAGAGAAAGTGAATTTTGTCCACACTTTAAATGGTTCTGGTTTGGCGG
- a CDS encoding archease, with the protein MKEFEILEHTADIGIAAYGKTEKEVFINAARGMFEIIAGDTRNLKENFADKIKLEADNPEGLLFAWLNELLYISDTKWVILNRFTIKDLSQNQIRAEIKGRTIDQLGHKIKREIKAATYHHLEIKKDEESGLWRAQVIFDI; encoded by the coding sequence ATGAAAGAATTTGAGATCCTTGAGCATACAGCAGATATCGGGATAGCAGCCTACGGGAAAACCGAAAAAGAAGTTTTTATTAATGCTGCCAGGGGAATGTTTGAAATTATTGCCGGAGACACCAGGAATTTAAAAGAAAACTTTGCTGATAAAATAAAACTGGAAGCGGATAATCCGGAAGGCCTGCTCTTCGCCTGGCTTAACGAACTTTTATATATAAGTGATACAAAATGGGTGATCTTAAATAGGTTTACCATCAAAGATTTATCTCAAAATCAAATCAGGGCAGAAATTAAGGGAAGGACTATTGACCAACTCGGCCATAAAATAAAAAGAGAGATAAAAGCCGCAACTTACCATCATTTGGAAATTAAAAAAGATGAGGAAAGCGGACTCTGGAGAGCCCAGGTCATTTTCGATATTTAA
- a CDS encoding outer membrane lipoprotein-sorting protein, whose translation MKIVKIRKYGLLVITVCLLVFALSMVSVSYAEGAEAALSLSADEIIDKVEEYSPDYTNQKTLSEMILLDQKGNEEVREMVMFSQEGEEGKSSILVRFLSPKSAKGVTLLNINDGERIELYMPAFGKPRRIAGAIKGEEFMGTGLSYEDMSFDYKDKDYEKTLLEETEGEYIVEVLPSGEDVSYEKIIIHVDKEKFYARKVEFYKTSNELTKTLTINKIQIDDKGKITPMEIEFTDIAEGNKTKIVIKEIEYDVELSSDFFSIRTLSKPTL comes from the coding sequence GTGAAAATAGTGAAAATAAGAAAATATGGTTTGTTGGTGATTACTGTTTGCTTGCTTGTTTTTGCGTTAAGTATGGTATCTGTGTCCTATGCAGAAGGAGCGGAGGCAGCCCTTAGCCTTAGCGCGGATGAAATTATAGATAAAGTGGAAGAGTACTCCCCTGATTATACTAATCAAAAAACTCTTTCCGAAATGATTCTCCTTGACCAGAAGGGAAATGAAGAAGTCAGAGAGATGGTGATGTTTTCTCAAGAAGGGGAAGAGGGAAAAAGCAGTATACTTGTTAGGTTTCTCTCTCCTAAATCGGCAAAAGGAGTTACGCTTCTAAATATCAATGATGGAGAAAGAATAGAGTTATATATGCCTGCCTTTGGCAAACCCAGGCGAATCGCCGGGGCTATAAAGGGCGAGGAATTTATGGGTACCGGCCTTTCCTATGAAGATATGAGTTTTGATTATAAAGATAAAGACTATGAAAAAACACTTTTGGAAGAAACAGAAGGAGAATACATTGTAGAAGTTTTACCGAGTGGAGAAGATGTGTCTTATGAAAAAATCATTATTCATGTAGATAAAGAAAAGTTTTATGCCAGAAAAGTAGAATTTTACAAAACAAGTAATGAGTTAACCAAAACCTTGACCATCAATAAAATACAAATTGACGATAAAGGTAAGATCACGCCGATGGAGATAGAATTTACAGATATAGCAGAAGGAAATAAAACCAAAATAGTCATCAAAGAAATAGAGTACGATGTCGAATTGTCATCCGATTTCTTTAGTATCAGGACCCTGTCAAAGCCGACACTTTGA
- a CDS encoding RtcB family protein, protein MKESWDGPLNRIDAYRWEIPKTYNAGMRVPGLIYASSNLLEKIRQDQAPEQVANTACLPGIVGRSLAMPDIHWGYGFCIGGVAATASDDEGVISPGGVGFDISCGVRLVRTNLTLKEVKPKVELLVNELFRAIPSGVGSQGKIKISFHEMRDVLRKGSKWAIERGFGWEDDLLFTEEEGCMKGANSDLVSQHALERGKPQLGTLGSGNHFLEIQVIDQVYEPEIARELGLEEGQITVMIHCGSRGLGHQVCTDYLTTMQKAVQKYKIQLPDRQLACAPLSSPEGKNYYAAMAGAANYAWANRQCIMHWTREVFAKVFSSTPETLGLKLIYDVAHNIAKIEEHHVEGKKMKLCVHRKGATRAFPPFHPDIPKKYEKIGQPVLIPGDMGRCSYCLVGTEKAMEETFGSTCHGAGRIMSRMKAKKEARGRDIQQELREKGIIVKAESRGTLVEEMSDAYKDVNEVVEVMHQTGISRKVVRMRPLGVIKG, encoded by the coding sequence ATGAAAGAATCTTGGGACGGACCTTTAAACAGGATAGATGCGTATCGCTGGGAAATTCCTAAAACTTATAATGCCGGCATGAGAGTCCCCGGACTGATCTATGCCTCTTCAAATTTATTAGAAAAAATACGCCAGGATCAGGCTCCGGAGCAAGTCGCCAATACAGCTTGTCTTCCGGGGATTGTGGGGCGTTCACTGGCCATGCCCGATATCCACTGGGGCTATGGTTTTTGTATCGGCGGCGTAGCGGCTACTGCTTCCGATGATGAGGGAGTCATCTCCCCCGGAGGAGTGGGCTTTGACATAAGTTGTGGCGTGCGATTAGTAAGGACTAATTTAACTTTAAAAGAAGTAAAACCGAAAGTTGAACTCCTGGTGAATGAACTATTTAGAGCGATACCCTCCGGTGTCGGCTCACAAGGAAAGATAAAAATAAGCTTTCATGAAATGAGAGATGTATTAAGAAAAGGTTCTAAGTGGGCAATAGAGCGGGGTTTTGGTTGGGAAGATGACCTCTTATTTACCGAAGAAGAAGGGTGCATGAAAGGGGCGAATTCCGATCTGGTCAGCCAGCATGCCCTGGAAAGAGGGAAACCTCAATTGGGCACTCTTGGCTCGGGAAATCATTTCCTGGAGATTCAGGTGATCGATCAGGTTTATGAACCGGAAATCGCCCGGGAATTGGGATTGGAAGAAGGCCAGATTACCGTCATGATTCATTGCGGCTCCCGGGGATTAGGGCATCAGGTCTGTACCGATTATTTGACTACGATGCAAAAAGCTGTACAGAAATATAAAATACAACTCCCTGACCGGCAATTGGCCTGTGCACCTCTATCTTCACCGGAAGGAAAAAACTATTATGCTGCTATGGCCGGTGCGGCGAATTATGCCTGGGCTAATCGTCAATGTATCATGCACTGGACTCGTGAAGTTTTTGCCAAAGTTTTTAGCAGCACTCCGGAAACATTAGGATTAAAGCTCATCTATGACGTAGCTCATAATATTGCCAAAATAGAAGAACATCATGTTGAGGGAAAGAAAATGAAGTTGTGCGTGCACCGGAAAGGTGCTACCCGGGCTTTCCCCCCGTTTCATCCAGATATTCCGAAAAAATATGAGAAGATAGGGCAGCCGGTATTAATTCCCGGGGATATGGGACGTTGCTCCTATTGCTTGGTAGGGACCGAAAAAGCCATGGAAGAGACTTTTGGTTCAACCTGTCATGGAGCAGGAAGGATCATGAGTAGAATGAAAGCCAAAAAAGAAGCGCGGGGGAGAGACATTCAGCAGGAATTAAGAGAAAAGGGGATCATTGTAAAAGCGGAAAGCCGGGGAACCCTAGTCGAAGAGATGTCCGATGCCTATAAAGATGTAAACGAAGTGGTGGAAGTGATGCATCAGACCGGGATATCCAGAAAAGTGGTGCGGATGCGGCCATTGGGAGTTATTAAGGGATAA